The sequence TAGTCGATATCGAACACCAACGCGCCATCTGCGTTGGCCGAGAAGCGAATATCCATCGCCACCTGTGGCGTCTGGGTCAGCCCATCACACAGGCTCATCGGGCTGTCCAGCGCCGAGACCGGCCAGGAAAAACCGTTGGTGATCACCACCGGAAGCACCGGGCCTGGGCCGTGGGATTCGAACAGCAAACGAGCAAGGTCTACACCTGAAAAGGTCAGGTGCTGCAGCCCTTCCAGCACATCCACTTGCAGCTTGGCGGCACGCTCGGCAAAACCATCTGGATCGGCGCTCCAATTGACCGCGATAAAGCTTGAGCGATTGGCAAAGGCACCGCTCGTTTGCGGGGCAACCGGCACCGCAACACACAAACCACCCTCATCGAGCCAGTGCGACAGCACTTCCAGCACCAGCGCCATCAACGTGGTGTTCTTGAACAACCGTTGCCGTGCGCCCAGCTTGCAGAACGCACCGAACGCCGTTTTGGGCACCCGCAGGCTCTGCCGCTCATAGCGGGAGGCGCCCACCTGGTCCAGTGGGGTGATCCACGGCAGACGTGGCGCGCCACTGACCGCCGCGAGCTTGGTCTTCCAATAGGCGGAATCGGTCTTGCGCTGACTGACGAAATCCGCTGGCTCGGGTGCAGCCTCCGCGACCGACTCCTCGCCAGTTGCACCGTCGAACAGCTCGACCATGAGGGTGGCGATCGATCGTCCATCGAGGATCAATGCATCAAGGCGTACAAAGACGCACAATTGACCTTCCGCAAACCAGAAGACCGTGACATTCCAGGGCGAACGATCCAGCTCGAACAACGCATGCGCATAGGCCTCGCGGCGTTCCTCTACGTAGCTGAACGCCGCTTCTGGCGACAAGGTCGTAAGGTCAACTTCCTCCAGGTTTATCTGCACCTCATCGCTGACAAACTGCACGAGTTTCTGCGCATCGATTCGTGTTCTCAGGCTTTCGTGGCGCTGGACCATCTCGACCAAACGGCTTCGCAGCAGAGCAGGATCCATCGCGCCACGGTACTCGCGAAACTCCTGCATGGCCACGCCGCCCAGCGGCATCTGCGCGCTGCGTCCAAGCAAATAAGCCTGCTGGAGAGCGGTCAGTGGCTTCTCGACAACTGCGGGTTGAAAAAGTGGCTGGTCCAGGACCGCGGAGCAAGCAGCCACCTCACGCACCAGCGCCACGAAACGGTCGAAAAAGTCCGATACCCAGACTTGCGGCAGCGCATCCAGACGGATGTCCCAATTGATCAAGATGCCGCCGTCGGCGCAGGCAATCTGCGCGTCGAGCGCAACCTGAGGCCCCTGGGAAATCACCCAGTTCATTGGACCCAATACACGCCGCACGCGTTCAGAAAGAAGGTCTCCACCCGGCATATCCAACGCGGCGGTAAATACCACGGGAGCCAGCTGTGGCGAACCATGATGGCGGGACAGATCGCGCATCAGGTTCACCCCGGGATAGGCGCAATGTTCGAGTAAATCGACCATCTTGCCTGCCAGTTGCGCGCACAACTTGGCCGGGCTCTGGGCCGCCTCGACATCGACGTCGAGAATCAACACGTTGGCAAAATCGCCGACAATTCGCTCAACCTCATCCACGAGCGGCGGTCGCCAGAAGGTCGGGACATTGAGGCGAAATCTCCTGTCTCCCGTTTGCGCGCCGAGGACGGCTGCAAACACCCCCATCATCAGGGTCGACAGGGTCATTCTGCGTTCACGGGCGAGGCGTTGTAACGCCTGACGCTCCTCTGGGCCAAGCCATGTGCTTAATCGGTCGCTATGCGCTTGGTCCAGCTGAGCCTCGAGAAAAGGCAACGTCGGCGCCGGCGCGATTTCAGCCAAACGCTCACGCCACCAGAGACGGTCCCGATCGCGGGCCGTTTTGAGTGCCGTATCGGTGCGTGCTTTGTCGTACCAATCGAAGAAAGACGGTGTGTGTGGAAGCGGCGCGTCGGGGTGCTCATAGAACCGTGCGAGGTCTTCCATCAACGTGCGGAAACTCGAAGGGTCGATGGCGATCATGTCCGTATCGACGTGCAGGCGGAAGTCATCACCCGCCAGCAGACTCACGCACATACGCGCACCTGGCCCCTGGCACAGATCAAGCTGCTGATGAGTCCACTCCTCACGTTTGCAGAGCAGGCGCTGCGTCACTTCCTGCTCGCTCATCAAGCGTAAATCTTCGACCTCCAACAGCGGTGACTGGTCCATTGCAGCAATGGATTGCAGCCCTTCTGCATTCAGCCTGACCCGCAGCATTGGATGCAGCAGACATACCCGTTCAAGTGCTTTGCGAAGCCGCTCGAGATCAATGGCATGGCCATCGAACTCGGCATACAGATGAGCCGAAACTCTCCCTAAAGACGCATGAGCAGTGCGCCCGATCCAACAGGCGGCTTGCATTGAAGTTAACTCTCTCATGGCTCACTCATGTGATTGACAAATCTAAATGATTAGCGTCCCCTATTAGAAACGATAATGATTATATTTCAAGACTTAATTTTTGATCGATAGGCCACGGAGGCTTCCCCCAAAATGAGAACGGGCACCCTAAGAACGAACGAGATGGAAGAGGTGCAAGTCGTTGATGAAAAACAGAGTTTTTCATTCACCTCCGGCGACCGCGAATTAGCGGTTACCGGGATGCTGCAGAGGATCGAAACACCTGCCATTGGCGGCGATGACGCCAATAGCCTGTTCCAGAAAACGGTTGCGCAAGCCCTTGATCGAGCGCGCAAAGCTGGCCAGAGCAACCCGATCATCGTCGGCGCCATTCCTTTCGATCCCGCTGAAGCCTCTTGCCTCTACATCCCTGAACACGCGCAGTGGCGAACACGAAACACCCTCGCGCAAGTCAGCGCAGCAACACTGCCTGAGCTGATCGAACAGAAGAACATTCCGGACGAGCAAGCCTTCAAGCGAGCGGTGGAACACGCCATCGTCAACTTCCGTCACAGCGACGTGCGCAAGGCCGTGCTCTCAGTGCAGAGAGAATTGGTGTTTGCCAAGGACGTGGATGTGAATGCCATGCAGCACAACCTGCGGGCGCAGAACCCGAGCGGCTATCACTTCCGTGTGCCAATGCCCGATGGCGCCACGCTGATCGGTGTCAGCCCCGAACTACTGGTTCGCAAGGAAGGCCTGAGCTTTCTGTCTAACCCTTTGGCAGGCTCGGCCAAGCGAATGGCCGACCCAGAAGCCGACCGGCGCAATGCAGACTGGCTGTCAGCGTCGGAAAAAGATCACTACGAACACGGTTTCGTGACGCAGGACATCGTCAGCCAGCTCGGGGAGCTGTGCACGCAGCTGAATGTGCCGCAACGCCCCTCCCTCATCAGCACGCCTGCACTCTGGCACCTCTCCACCCGCATCGAAGGCACGCTGGCAGATCCGACCGTTTCGGCCTT is a genomic window of Pseudomonas sp. ADAK18 containing:
- a CDS encoding amino acid adenylation domain-containing protein, which translates into the protein MQAACWIGRTAHASLGRVSAHLYAEFDGHAIDLERLRKALERVCLLHPMLRVRLNAEGLQSIAAMDQSPLLEVEDLRLMSEQEVTQRLLCKREEWTHQQLDLCQGPGARMCVSLLAGDDFRLHVDTDMIAIDPSSFRTLMEDLARFYEHPDAPLPHTPSFFDWYDKARTDTALKTARDRDRLWWRERLAEIAPAPTLPFLEAQLDQAHSDRLSTWLGPEERQALQRLARERRMTLSTLMMGVFAAVLGAQTGDRRFRLNVPTFWRPPLVDEVERIVGDFANVLILDVDVEAAQSPAKLCAQLAGKMVDLLEHCAYPGVNLMRDLSRHHGSPQLAPVVFTAALDMPGGDLLSERVRRVLGPMNWVISQGPQVALDAQIACADGGILINWDIRLDALPQVWVSDFFDRFVALVREVAACSAVLDQPLFQPAVVEKPLTALQQAYLLGRSAQMPLGGVAMQEFREYRGAMDPALLRSRLVEMVQRHESLRTRIDAQKLVQFVSDEVQINLEEVDLTTLSPEAAFSYVEERREAYAHALFELDRSPWNVTVFWFAEGQLCVFVRLDALILDGRSIATLMVELFDGATGEESVAEAAPEPADFVSQRKTDSAYWKTKLAAVSGAPRLPWITPLDQVGASRYERQSLRVPKTAFGAFCKLGARQRLFKNTTLMALVLEVLSHWLDEGGLCVAVPVAPQTSGAFANRSSFIAVNWSADPDGFAERAAKLQVDVLEGLQHLTFSGVDLARLLFESHGPGPVLPVVITNGFSWPVSALDSPMSLCDGLTQTPQVAMDIRFSANADGALVFDIDYARAVLDPAVVSDVLSAIEKAINQVTASGVFAIDAPAIIEKSHYRLNSQVADACREGFLGRIATHIFDRTNTRVALVSGERQINYADLGDSVCRIIAALKTRGLSRGQVVAICLPRSPEHTMVTLACALTGVIWVPVDASAPTERLHYLLENCRPDLVVTAQRESLEHPSATPDELLAVQAQVPPALDDLSLSDAPAYYLYTSGTTGKPKCVVLSNRATANVIGGTLGHWAVTERDVFMSVTPLHHDMSVFDVLGCLTAGATLVLPGVGEEKDAVRWNQLIARHQVTLWCSVPAILEMLLSCRTTHDLKSLRLIAQGGDYIKPAVIAELRELLPSARLISLGGPTETTIWSIWHDIVADDRALIPYGRPLPGNSYFVLGPQGEHCPAGVVGRIHTAGVNLALGYLENGELTQSEFVTVSDEHGQAVRAFRTGDCGHYRRDGTLIFDRRVNGYVKVRGVRVSLPDIEIELINHPSVRHVLVVDYGEQRQGEVCIGALYVSQQGGAELTASELRNYARQHLPHSHVPTRFLKVDELPLSQNGKPDRQRARSLLTAPANDAAEPVVMNQSTPRNKVLDIYLSVLGRPLADGANDAVDFISLGLRPQHLKAISARVQEDFSVLLSPGQLLRCRNAQDVERLLMAEGS
- a CDS encoding isochorismate synthase MenF — protein: MEEVQVVDEKQSFSFTSGDRELAVTGMLQRIETPAIGGDDANSLFQKTVAQALDRARKAGQSNPIIVGAIPFDPAEASCLYIPEHAQWRTRNTLAQVSAATLPELIEQKNIPDEQAFKRAVEHAIVNFRHSDVRKAVLSVQRELVFAKDVDVNAMQHNLRAQNPSGYHFRVPMPDGATLIGVSPELLVRKEGLSFLSNPLAGSAKRMADPEADRRNADWLSASEKDHYEHGFVTQDIVSQLGELCTQLNVPQRPSLISTPALWHLSTRIEGTLADPTVSALQLACRLHPTPAVCGFPTERARRLIRFVEPFERGLFTGMVGWCDAQGNGEWVVTIRCGTVKRNSVRLFAGAGIVEASSPDSEWTEVQTKLGTMLRACGLAH